The Drosophila simulans strain w501 chromosome 3R, Prin_Dsim_3.1, whole genome shotgun sequence genome contains the following window.
TCCACGGCCTTCTATCCCCGGAATCCCATCATTACGGTTACGGAGCACACGCCCACACCTTCGCCCGATTACATGAAGCGTCAGGTGAGCCATTATCATTGTTATGATTACGACCTGGTCGGTGAAGTTTGTCCTTCGCAAAATAAGTTCCCACTCAAGATATGATAATGAACTACGGCTAAAACCCAATTATTTTCCTACAGGGCTCCATCGACTCCCAGCTGGATGCCTTGAGTAATGGCGGCAGTATTGCTGGCAAGACTGGAAACGGTGGTGGCAATGGTAGCACTGGCATgggcagcaccaccacccgGTACCGTGGTCAAATGCTGCGTTCCCACACGGACTCCCACATCGACTACACGGGCGTGGATGAGTCGGAGGCGCCGGGTTCCTCCTTTTATATAACTCGCGATGGCGGCATTGACTACGAGATAATTCTGCTGGCCATCAGCAATGTTTTCAAGCGGGATCCGGCACAGGTTTGCTCACTCCGAGTTTTGGAAGCGGGTCTGAACATCTGCGAGCTGCTGATTGAAATGGGTGTGCTTAAGTTGGGCGAGCATGCCCACGAGATCTCGATGAGTATAACGAGGAGAGCTCTGCAGGTCCTGGGATGTCCACACGGATGCAATGATGGTAGGTTGACACTAGCTTTTTCCAATGAAATCCAATGAAATATTGATGATATTTAACATACTTCTAGGTGTTCGGGGGCCACCTGCTGACTTCCTGCGCAACCAGTGCCAGAAGATCCTGTCGAGAATGTTGCGGCAGGCTGGTCAAAGGACCAAGCGCTTTATGCAGGAGATGGTGAAGACTTCACCGCTGCCGGAACTCATCGACTACTTCCATGCCTTCCTGGCCTTCTGCGTGGATCCCAGCTCCCTGCTGTCGCCACTGAGTAAGTGTCAACTTAGTTTCTGGCCAGATGCTAGACCGCAAATGCTGGGCTTGGATGCCAACCAATTGTAGGCGCACCAAATCCCCCATTTAATAATCGATCCAACCAGACTTATGAGTTCCATTGGCCATTTTGAGTTGGGCTTCCCTTTGATTCGACTTTTGATTTGCTCTTCCGGCCGGAATCCGCATCCCCCATGCTGTTTGTGGTTCTATTTTCCCATTATGCATGCCGAGAATTTTGCTAATGCTTTTGAGTTGTCCCTCCCGATTCTTTACTGTCACCACCAATAcgttgtatatatatatatatgtatgtatgtatgaaatGATGCAATAGCTCATAAACGTCAGAGTGGATTTAAAAATGCTAACACCGATATTGGCGGCGTACCAGGTCAGGGCGGCTATTCGACCAATTTTAGCGGCGGCATGAGCGGCGGTGCCGAGGCCCAGGTGGTTGGAGCGGTCTTCAAGCCGCTGGTCAGCCGCTTTGTGGAGGCCAGCAAGGATCTGAAGGGTCCGGAGAACATAGCCCTCTACGGTGACATCCGGCAGCTGGTCACCTATGTGAAGGGCGCCCACGGCGGTCCGTTTCGCCTGGTGGCCCTCAGTGGCATCCTGGCCGTCACTCCGAGGCCACACAAAAAGGGTCCTTCGGCGCAGACCACTCGTGTGATCAGGTGAGtaaccaaaatcaaatagCAGGAGGATTATTGATCCAAATCCCATATTGCAGACACATTCCGCAGGCCAATGCAAATCAGAGTCTGCAAAACGACGACAACCGTTCCCAGCGACGTCTTCTGCTGAAGAAACGCAGCACTTCGTCCGCCTGCGCCGTGGTGAGAAGAAACCCTAAATCTCAATCTGAAGCTCATCCCCGCCTCCTATATTTCAGAGCCTGCTGGAGACGGAGGCTTGCGAGGAGCACTACAAGACCAGCCAGTCGCCACTGAGCAACTTCCGGCGCAGGACCACTGGGGTGCGACCCACGTTGACTCCGCGGCACAGCGAACGCGCCCTGTTGTCCGACTCCACGTCCAGCTCGGAACGCAATTCGCTGGGACGGCTCAGCGGCTTGGTGCGCTGGTTCCGCGGCACGCCCAAGGAGGCATCGTCCATCGATCTGGAGATCGGGTCGCTCAACCCGGAGATCTCCTCAACGTTCATGCGGCACGCCTCGCTGAAGATCCAGCGCGGCCGGTCGAGCGATGGCATTGGGCGGTCCATTCAGCGCGCCAAGCGACGCGTCGAGCGGCGGCTGAACCGTTTCGGCGGCATTGTGAAGGGCAAGAAGAAGGTGGGCGGCATCGAGGAGACGGCGGACTTCAGTCGCCGCAGCTCCTCGGACATGTGCGACGGTCCGCGGGAGTCGGAGGTGGTCATCCTCAAGGAGCGCAAGCTGGTGCCCACCGAACCGGTGCGCGTGGGCATGCTTCGGCTTTCCTTCCTGCTGGAGACCTGTGCCCCCGGCTCCTTTCCCGATCCCCAGCTGGTGGCCGCCGTTCTGGATCTGGTCAGTACATATCTTACCTCATTGGGAGTCACTTTCTTAACTTTCCGTTATGTTCTGCAGCCACAAGCTCCCCTCGTGGCTCGGGCCACCTTCCTGCTGGAGTGCGCCCACTTTGTCCACCTGTGCAACAAGGGTCAGTGGCCCGCCTGGATGAAGCAGAACGTGGGCAGCTACCGGGCCTCGGGCGCAAACATCAATCTCAATCAGATGAAGCAGCAGGTGAGCCAAACGAGCGCCAGGCGCACCCACATCCTGCAACGGGCAGCCGGGAAGATGTTCCACCAGTGGGCAGAGATGGTGGGAGCCAGGCTGGAGGAGATTCTGTTCACGGAGCGACTGCAGTACGAAGCGGTCAATGCGAGTCTCACGGATCCCGAGAAGCAGCGCGAATTGCTGCagcaggacgaggaggaggacttcCTGGACGAAACATCGGTCAATCCGCACGGCAATGATTGCCCGCACTCCTTGAAGCTGATCGCCTGTGTGCTGCTCTTCGAGATTACGGCGTTTTTGCGGGACACCTACCTGATGCTACCAAAGACATCCAAGCTGATCCATCGCGACAAGCCGGCGCCCTGGGAGAAGGTATACCGCGAGGCCAATCGGCGCTGGTCCATGGCCCTCAGCTCCATGGGTCACTCGCAGACCTCCGCCCAGAGCCTGCAGTCGATAGCAGCCGGGAACGATGGCGCCGGCCAGTCGGAGCGAAAGATATCCTTCGTACTCCACGAACCGGACAATGAATCAgagaacagcagcaacacaacgCTGACCAAGGAGGGTGAAGAAGGTAACATCTacaaactatatatattatatatataatatactatTACTCCTAGCTCGTCGACCCACTGCATCGGCTGTACGACCATTCCTGCTGAGACGAGGCACTGCCACCACAACGGGAGGATCCTTCAAGCGTCGCTCACTGAAGCTTCGCCGCAACACCAAGGACAGCAAGGATATCGAAACCGACTGTAAGTAAAACTTATAGCTTATTTGATTATTATCTTAAACTTATCTTAATACCTTCAGTCAATATGCAATCACGTCGCAAGGTTTCCTCGCTCTCCGATCGCAGTGACACCTCGGAGCAGGGCATGATCAGTGGTGGCGAGGAATCACCGGGAATTCTCAGCGACGATCAGCAGCCGGAGTCACCAACGGACTCGAATGAAAACGATGATACGGCCAAGAATATGCCGTGGCTAAAGGCAATCATCGATCTTATGTCCAGCTATAACTACTACTGCACCCACAAAGGATATTGTCATCCATTTTGCTATAAGCGACACATGCGATCCTGCACTCGTTTGGTCAAAGCCACCAGAAAGGTAGGAGGTCCTTGACAGAAGTGAAACTTTAGTTAAAAACATATTACTACTTGGTAGGTCTATGGCGAGGAGTTTGGATTCACCTTCGATGCAGACCATCCGAATGTGGAGCCCACTATCATCACCTCCAGTAAGCCACATACATCTCGAGCTCGCTCCACTAGAAAAGTATCGGAGCAGAGTTCCACTCAGACATCTCCGTCCAAGCGAAAGGATAGTTTGTCACGCAAAGATCGGTAGGTAGTATTCATATGTTacccaaatatatatataatatatacatgcTTATAGGATTAGTGACGATCCTGATCTGGAAATGGCGGAGAAGTTGGCCAAAGCTTTTCGacaggagaaggaaaagaagATGCAGGAGGAACCACCCATCCTGAAGTTTATCCGCATTCACATACGTAACTtgttccattttccactggcCACCTTGCTAAAGGGTGCAGTTGTGCTCACCGAGGAGATGGTCATCGAGGCCATGCCCGCCGCTTGGGAACTCCTCCTAGAGACTAATCACGATACGGCCACCTCAAGTGCCGCCGTATTTCTGATGGGTTCGGTAAAGGCCCAGAACTTTGCCTTCGACATCATGCAGAGGGCTTTGAAGCACAAGGATCCGGACATAAGGATTGGAGCCATTCAGCGCTATCTGGTGTTGTGGAAGTGTCGTTTCCATGTCTGGCCTCGAATGGAGGAGAATGCCCACGATGTGACCTTCAAGGTGCCACCAGGTGGCATCGAGTTCACCCTACCGTCGCCCAAGATTGGCATTGAAAGCCTGCCGGTGGTGGATCCACCATGGATGCCAGTCCAGCAGACAAAGGACATGGACGTAACCCTGAACCAAGATAGACATGTGAGTGAGAAGGCCGCGGAGACCCTGGGTTATGTACTGGTCGGGAGGGTATCTTTGTTTATGGTCTAATGCATTTTTGTCTTTCAGCGATCCTTGGTCACCGCAACCAAGAGTCGCAAGATGCAACAGACCGAGGCCATCCGAAATGCCCTGCGCCAGCAGAGGGACAAGCAGCGGGCGGAGCGCCACAGCTTCCTGATCACCATGATACCCATAAGTCAACAGGCCTCCCATGAGCCCGGAATGGAGAAGCTGGAGGACCATGAGATCGAGGAGGACCTTGATGGCACCCGCATGTCATCGCACCtgcaccacgcccactctcTCTTCCCATCCGTTCTCTGCTCCTCCGTAATGCAGATCGTTGGCTGCCTGGACGATGCCGCCATTGGATCGGATGGCAATGCGGTATATGAGATTGCCTACCAGGTGATCTGGGTTTGCTTGGTGGAGGAGTCAGCTCTGTTTCTGCGCTATGTCTTTGAGCGGCTGACTCGCGATCGCCAGGATCAGATGTTCAAGCTCCTGCGACACCTCATCCGATTCGTGCCCCGTCTGCCCCAACAGGCGGCATTTGCGCTCTACAACTCGATTATAGGATACATCATGTTCTACGTCAGATCTTCCAACGAATTGAAGCAAGAGGTGGGTACTGCAATTCATGATCACAAATAGATTACTCAAGAAACCTCTCTTCCTAGCTCGTTGGCTCTGCCTTATCTGTGCTGTGGATGGTGGTGCACTCGGTGCATGGAATTATGTTCAAGGATCTCAAGCAGATTCTGCGAAAGGAGCAGTGCGATGCATCCATCCTTCTAACTGCCAATGTGCCCGCTGCCAAAAAGATTGTTGTCCACGGACCAGCGGATGATGACTACAACATACCCTCTCAGTTTCCCGTCCAGGAGGATACTCTTTTCTGCCAGTTGCTCAAGGAGGCCTTGGATTACTATCCCATCGATGAGAAGAACACCAGTCACTACTGTCTAGTAGACTATAAGAGCAGTAAAATCCTCAATCCCAACTGGTACATCCGTGATCTGTACTTCTTCAAGAGATCTCAATACCCTGAGGTGCGTCTGATGCTTATGCGCCCTGAGGAGTCCTTCCTGGCACTTCAGAAGCAGGAGCTTACCAAGAAGTTTGTGGAGATCGGAAAGGTTCACCTGACATGGGCTATTCTAAAGAACGTGGACATGGTGGTGCAGCGGGTGGTGTTCCTGCACGAGGAGCTGATGAAGCTGCCCTCCTTTCCGCGCAAGGCACTCGAGGTGGATCTGGATCTGCACCATGGTGGCGAGTACGGAAAGGTGCTGCTCGGGTTGGACGTCCTGCACAAGTTCATGTGGGTGCGGCTGATCGCCCGCATGTTCGAGGCCATGGCTGGGAATTTCGCCTACTCAGCGGACATCCAACTCTTTCTGAACGTCCTTTCCGGCGCCTCCATTCTGCACGCCGAAGATTCGTGCATCATGCGCTATGTGATGGCAACCTTCATCAACGCCGCCTTCAACTTCAAGAACATCTTCTCCACGAACGGATACTTCATGATTATGCCCACCCTGCTGCAAGTCTATTCCCTGCATCAGACTAACAAgctcatcaccaccaccattgAGTATGCGGTAAAGCAGTTCTATCTGCTCAACCGGAAGCCATTTATCCTGCAAATGTTTGGTTCCGTTTCCGCCATTCTCGACACGGATGAGGATGGTACGTACGGAGAAGCCCACAAGGTGCAGTCGAGCTGTCTGTTCAACCTGCTACTCAGTCTCGAGGATCCCTCGCCGGATCCTCTAAACATAGCGGAGCTGGTCAAGGAACCCAAGCCCCTCAAGGCCATCGATTTTTGTTACCATGACGAGGATGACGACGTGACCGTTTTGGACTGCATTACCTTATGTGTCATGGTCGTCTCCTACTCCGCAGAGAGCACACGAGGATACCAAATGCTAGTGAGTCCCTACTTTCGATCTATATATAAATCCTACTTACCATTGATCCTTTTAGATAATTTTGGAGGCCATTCTGCCCTGCTATCTGCAACAGATCCAATCGCCCAGCTATATTCCGCTGCAGGGAAAGTCTGAGCGAGATATAATCCTCCAGCTGGCGGTGGCCATTCGCACCATGGTGCACAACTGCGAGGGTCTGGCCAAGAGCTACAATGGACCCTATCGGAACAGTCCGGAGCACAAGGGCTCCTCGCAGCGCAACTGCAGCCGGGGGCCTCCCTGTTCACCCGGCCTGGACTTTGAAGAGGAAACGCATCCCAAGTACATGACCGATGCTCGCACCAAGAACATGATGGACTCTGCCGAGGATTCCGAAATGATACGCACCGAGTACCGAAGACCACGTGACGTGTTGCTCTCCGTGGTGGCCGATTTCCTTACGAAATCCACCGTACGTCTGGcagagctggccaagaagatGCCCAGTGATACGAAACCCACAGAGGTTCTGGACGCCAAGTGTCACATTCGTCTGGCGGACATCGCGCATTCCCTGCTTAAGGTGTCGCCCTATGATCCGGAGTCCATGGCCTGTCGGGGTCTGCAACGCTATATGCAGGCGGTTCTGCCGCGGGCGGAGTGGTCCAACGATACATTGCGCAACGCACTGGTAACCATTCTACGGCGCATCGACAAGGTGTTCCTCAAGATCTCAAAGAAGCCATCGATCAGGAGGAATACGGACTGGGAGGCGGCCGCCGGACTGCTGAAGGGCATCCACGAGACGATCATACGGCACTCGTACGTGCTGCACTGGCAGCAGATGAAAACGCTCATCAGCACGGTGCAGAATCTGATCGTCAACGAGCCCGGCATTCCCGAGGGCGTCTCCAGCGCAGGAGCAGCGCTCATGTCTCAGAATCCGCCGGCCTTTTTCTGCTCGGCCGTGGTGCGTTTGGTGGCCCTGCAGGTGGTCAGCCCCGTGGACTGTTTCTCCCTGGTCCAGATATGCGGCGGGAGCGCCGAATTTGCCACGCAGGAAAAGGCCGAGGGCTTTCTAATGCATCTGATAATGCCACTGTGTCTGAAGGTTTGCTCGGGCCGCGGCGTTTCCGACGTGGGCGAGTTGAAGATGTCGGACGTTTCCTTCCTGCTGACTGCCGTGTTGAATGCGATGAGTCCGCCGGCGGGTCGTACCGGGCAGGCCGTGTCCCAGATCAACCGGGTGACCGGCGACCTACGCGCCGGCTCACTCACCTTCACCGGCAGTCGGG
Protein-coding sequences here:
- the LOC6729869 gene encoding protein unc-80 homolog isoform X6; its protein translation is MVTNAAGTAATGGAASNTTNNNNLQTNNNSHGANNNNDDFDFDQDSGLQDLGLPVSVQTFLWRQIAPFIRPKLGKLHESTCLFCQHAPGHHESKEACKSFEKVLVQNIQFGLSPPLTKGLGVIPRWRLLQGALPHVMHACAALLYNRVKDMQAIGPVETKLLYTMQWILLYAAEECADDEGGEDLGLGDATEPKSKSIDQYLFSVPTITLFVYLFAPIIHHLKESDFQNFRLENGIKLWQGMWDNRAPGAPCFTAPVKPKARNLLCAPTPKGSTDVFPARKHSLSADAMSPKADSPQSGISDYGRQDEEGSWVSSPKEFAFPETIPEEASSVEDERVVIFRLPSAPQLMDNSFFTADASLLQQQQSQSRRGSRQSMNSRDKDKVPSTKFEFDQQELMRGASMKEKRSASIEKETDSDKSESIKADVSAATFLDVAVLRCLFISHWQEEGIFWSLQYLYNRLSDIGEEAAITLNQPRKRSNSLPIPQIEISLYQGPGSNSRDSPGSSVVKDYIEIPDPSPTVTACVAEEPQSAPSTTERRGSEKKKRVKMADLRAFVETKMFSKSEKNLEKVGLDTNSANGKTPLQHAEYHRSLDTGEKKLSRSASMISREPASNLIKGKSMPSLRYVEPPKAPRPSQATCPRSTAFYPRNPIITVTEHTPTPSPDYMKRQGSIDSQLDALSNGGSIAGKTGNGGGNGSTGMGSTTTRYRGQMLRSHTDSHIDYTGVDESEAPGSSFYITRDGGIDYEIILLAISNVFKRDPAQVCSLRVLEAGLNICELLIEMGVLKLGEHAHEISMSITRRALQVLGCPHGCNDGVRGPPADFLRNQCQKILSRMLRQAGQRTKRFMQEMVKTSPLPELIDYFHAFLAFCVDPSSLLSPLTHKRQSGFKNANTDIGGVPGQGGYSTNFSGGMSGGAEAQVVGAVFKPLVSRFVEASKDLKGPENIALYGDIRQLVTYVKGAHGGPFRLVALSGILAVTPRPHKKGPSAQTTRVIRHIPQANANQSLQNDDNRSQRRLLLKKRSTSSACAVSLLETEACEEHYKTSQSPLSNFRRRTTGVRPTLTPRHSERALLSDSTSSSERNSLGRLSGLVRWFRGTPKEASSIDLEIGSLNPEISSTFMRHASLKIQRGRSSDGIGRSIQRAKRRVERRLNRFGGIVKGKKKVGGIEETADFSRRSSSDMCDGPRESEVVILKERKLVPTEPVRVGMLRLSFLLETCAPGSFPDPQLVAAVLDLPQAPLVARATFLLECAHFVHLCNKGQWPAWMKQNVGSYRASGANINLNQMKQQVSQTSARRTHILQRAAGKMFHQWAEMVGARLEEILFTERLQYEAVNASLTDPEKQRELLQQDEEEDFLDETSVNPHGNDCPHSLKLIACVLLFEITAFLRDTYLMLPKTSKLIHRDKPAPWEKVYREANRRWSMALSSMGHSQTSAQSLQSIAAGNDGAGQSERKISFVLHEPDNESENSSNTTLTKEGEEARRPTASAVRPFLLRRGTATTTGGSFKRRSLKLRRNTKDSKDIETDFNMQSRRKVSSLSDRSDTSEQGMISGGEESPGILSDDQQPESPTDSNENDDTAKNMPWLKAIIDLMSSYNYYCTHKGYCHPFCYKRHMRSCTRLVKATRKVYGEEFGFTFDADHPNVEPTIITSSKPHTSRARSTRKVSEQSSTQTSPSKRKDSLSRKDRISDDPDLEMAEKLAKAFRQEKEKKMQEEPPILKFIRIHIRNLFHFPLATLLKGAVVLTEEMVIEAMPAAWELLLETNHDTATSSAAVFLMGSVKAQNFAFDIMQRALKHKDPDIRIGAIQRYLVLWKCRFHVWPRMEENAHDVTFKVPPGGIEFTLPSPKIGIESLPVVDPPWMPVQQTKDMDVTLNQDRHVSEKAAETLGYRSLVTATKSRKMQQTEAIRNALRQQRDKQRAERHSFLITMIPISQQASHEPGMEKLEDHEIEEDLDGTRMSSHLHHAHSLFPSVLCSSVMQIVGCLDDAAIGSDGNAVYEIAYQVIWVCLVEESALFLRYVFERLTRDRQDQMFKLLRHLIRFVPRLPQQAAFALYNSIIGYIMFYVRSSNELKQELVGSALSVLWMVVHSVHGIMFKDLKQILRKEQCDASILLTANVPAAKKIVVHGPADDDYNIPSQFPVQEDTLFCQLLKEALDYYPIDEKNTSHYCLVDYKSSKILNPNWYIRDLYFFKRSQYPEVRLMLMRPEESFLALQKQELTKKFVEIGKVHLTWAILKNVDMVVQRVVFLHEELMKLPSFPRKALEVDLDLHHGGEYGKVLLGLDVLHKFMWVRLIARMFEAMAGNFAYSADIQLFLNVLSGASILHAEDSCIMRYVMATFINAAFNFKNIFSTNGYFMIMPTLLQVYSLHQTNKLITTTIEYAVKQFYLLNRKPFILQMFGSVSAILDTDEDGTYGEAHKVQSSCLFNLLLSLEDPSPDPLNIAELVKEPKPLKAIDFCYHDEDDDVTVLDCITLCVMVVSYSAESTRGYQMLIILEAILPCYLQQIQSPSYIPLQGKSERDIILQLAVAIRTMVHNCEGLAKSYNGPYRNSPEHKGSSQRNCSRGPPCSPGLDFEEETHPKYMTDARTKNMMDSAEDSEMIRTEYRRPRDVLLSVVADFLTKSTVRLAELAKKMPSDTKPTEVLDAKCHIRLADIAHSLLKVSPYDPESMACRGLQRYMQAVLPRAEWSNDTLRNALVTILRRIDKVFLKISKKPSIRRNTDWEAAAGLLKGIHETIIRHSYVLHWQQMKTLISTVQNLIVNEPGIPEGVSSAGAALMSQNPPAFFCSAVVRLVALQVVSPVDCFSLVQICGGSAEFATQEKAEGFLMHLIMPLCLKVCSGRGVSDVGELKMSDVSFLLTAVLNAMSPPAGRTGQAVSQINRVTGDLRAGSLTFTGSRDAKRPARISGSLYQAAFLALRIVCICFESRLSNEWPRIVRVMRDLGRRNEAAPDLWSFMEFVVTHRTPLYIVLLPFILHKISQPPIGDHERHMQFIIRERLRGTPPQGGIKSKGALLLELARELRDLRDELEEKRYVSTDRESSEQKKSDTPAATSAAEAHKSQQRPSLISIFTGTTTGQASHSHVSAVPIDSRSGSGGICTPSDTLSQQTLHPPRESLSSSSTGRDPHTTTSESQSGEADAGSAPTLVGATPSGSGHGSGGGIGTGAASAVPSHLSHSQSLQQAPFKAQPPKLRFVSSVEFRHSSGETSTTPLSPESPAEDSSGDHTRSRLQRSKAASRKTFRLKRSRLTPMEPPSIVTSQEEQAPQAQAKTLGEISWDSVSQTSSTSGYRDNNSLQTGLLSPDGSLGGLTLGRSPSQHSLLMVFEGQDEDTLI
- the LOC6729869 gene encoding protein unc-80 homolog isoform X3; translation: MVTNAAGTAATGGAASNTTNNNNLQTNNNSHGANNNNDDFDFDQDSGLQDLGLPVSVQTFLWRQIAPFIRPKLGKLHESTCLFCQHAPGHHESKEACKSFEKVLVQNIQFGLSPPLTKGLGVIPRWRLLQGALPHVMHACAALLYNRVKDMQAIGPVETKLLYTMQWILLYAAEECADDEGGEDLGLGDATEPKSKSIDQYLFSVPTITLFVYLFAPIIHHLKESDFQNFRLENGIKLWQGMWDNRAPGAPCFTAPVKPKARNLLCAPTPKGSTDVFPARKHSLSADAMSPKADSPQSGISDYGRQDEEGSWVSSPKEFAFPETIPEEASSVEDERVVIFRLPSAPQLMDNSFFTADASLLQQQQSQSRRGSRQSMNSRDKDKVPSTKFEFDQQELMRGASMKEKRSASIEKETDSDKSESIKADVSAATFLDVAVLRCLFISHWQEEGIFWSLQYLYNRLSDIGEEAAITLNQPRKRSNSLPIPQIEISLYQGPGSNSRDSPGSSVVKDYIEIPDPSPTVTACVAEEPQSAPSTTERRGSEKKKRVKMADLRAFVETKMFSKSEKNLEKVGLDTNSANGKTPLQHAEYHRSLDTGEKKLSRSASMISREPASNLIKGKSMPSLSCLLDSGYVEPPKAPRPSQATCPRSTAFYPRNPIITVTEHTPTPSPDYMKRQGSIDSQLDALSNGGSIAGKTGNGGGNGSTGMGSTTTRYRGQMLRSHTDSHIDYTGVDESEAPGSSFYITRDGGIDYEIILLAISNVFKRDPAQVCSLRVLEAGLNICELLIEMGVLKLGEHAHEISMSITRRALQVLGCPHGCNDGVRGPPADFLRNQCQKILSRMLRQAGQRTKRFMQEMVKTSPLPELIDYFHAFLAFCVDPSSLLSPLTHKRQSGFKNANTDIGGVPGQGGYSTNFSGGMSGGAEAQVVGAVFKPLVSRFVEASKDLKGPENIALYGDIRQLVTYVKGAHGGPFRLVALSGILAVTPRPHKKGPSAQTTRVIRHIPQANANQSLQNDDNRSQRRLLLKKRSTSSACAVSLLETEACEEHYKTSQSPLSNFRRRTTGVRPTLTPRHSERALLSDSTSSSERNSLGRLSGLVRWFRGTPKEASSIDLEIGSLNPEISSTFMRHASLKIQRGRSSDGIGRSIQRAKRRVERRLNRFGGIVKGKKKVGGIEETADFSRRSSSDMCDGPRESEVVILKERKLVPTEPVRVGMLRLSFLLETCAPGSFPDPQLVAAVLDLPQAPLVARATFLLECAHFVHLCNKGQWPAWMKQNVGSYRASGANINLNQMKQQVSQTSARRTHILQRAAGKMFHQWAEMVGARLEEILFTERLQYEAVNASLTDPEKQRELLQQDEEEDFLDETSVNPHGNDCPHSLKLIACVLLFEITAFLRDTYLMLPKTSKLIHRDKPAPWEKVYREANRRWSMALSSMGHSQTSAQSLQSIAAGNDGAGQSERKISFVLHEPDNESENSSNTTLTKEGEEARRPTASAVRPFLLRRGTATTTGGSFKRRSLKLRRNTKDSKDIETDFNMQSRRKVSSLSDRSDTSEQGMISGGEESPGILSDDQQPESPTDSNENDDTAKNMPWLKAIIDLMSSYNYYCTHKGYCHPFCYKRHMRSCTRLVKATRKVYGEEFGFTFDADHPNVEPTIITSSKPHTSRARSTRKVSEQSSTQTSPSKRKDSLSRKDRISDDPDLEMAEKLAKAFRQEKEKKMQEEPPILKFIRIHIRNLFHFPLATLLKGAVVLTEEMVIEAMPAAWELLLETNHDTATSSAAVFLMGSVKAQNFAFDIMQRALKHKDPDIRIGAIQRYLVLWKCRFHVWPRMEENAHDVTFKVPPGGIEFTLPSPKIGIESLPVVDPPWMPVQQTKDMDVTLNQDRHVSEKAAETLGYRSLVTATKSRKMQQTEAIRNALRQQRDKQRAERHSFLITMIPISQQASHEPGMEKLEDHEIEEDLDGTRMSSHLHHAHSLFPSVLCSSVMQIVGCLDDAAIGSDGNAVYEIAYQVIWVCLVEESALFLRYVFERLTRDRQDQMFKLLRHLIRFVPRLPQQAAFALYNSIIGYIMFYVRSSNELKQELVGSALSVLWMVVHSVHGIMFKDLKQILRKEQCDASILLTANVPAAKKIVVHGPADDDYNIPSQFPVQEDTLFCQLLKEALDYYPIDEKNTSHYCLVDYKSSKILNPNWYIRDLYFFKRSQYPEVRLMLMRPEESFLALQKQELTKKFVEIGKVHLTWAILKNVDMVVQRVVFLHEELMKLPSFPRKALEVDLDLHHGGEYGKVLLGLDVLHKFMWVRLIARMFEAMAGNFAYSADIQLFLNVLSGASILHAEDSCIMRYVMATFINAAFNFKNIFSTNGYFMIMPTLLQVYSLHQTNKLITTTIEYAVKQFYLLNRKPFILQMFGSVSAILDTDEDGTYGEAHKVQSSCLFNLLLSLEDPSPDPLNIAELVKEPKPLKAIDFCYHDEDDDVTVLDCITLCVMVVSYSAESTRGYQMLIILEAILPCYLQQIQSPSYIPLQGKSERDIILQLAVAIRTMVHNCEGLAKSYNGPYRNSPEHKGSSQRNCSRGPPCSPGLDFEEETHPKYMTDARTKNMMDSAEDSEMIRTEYRRPRDVLLSVVADFLTKSTVRLAELAKKMPSDTKPTEVLDAKCHIRLADIAHSLLKVSPYDPESMACRGLQRYMQAVLPRAEWSNDTLRNALVTILRRIDKVFLKISKKPSIRRNTDWEAAAGLLKGIHETIIRHSYVLHWQQMKTLISTVQNLIVNEPGIPEGVSSAGAALMSQNPPAFFCSAVVRLVALQVVSPVDCFSLVQICGGSAEFATQEKAEGFLMHLIMPLCLKVCSGRGVSDVGELKMSDVSFLLTAVLNAMSPPAGRTGQAVSQINRVTGDLRAGSLTFTGSRDAKRPARISGSLYQAAFLALRIVCICFESRLSNEWPRIVRVMRDLGRRNEAAPDLWSFMEFVVTHRTPLYIVLLPFILHKISQPPIGDHERHMQFIIRERLRGTPPQGGIKSKGALLLELARELRDLRDELEEKRYVSTDRESSEQKKSDTPAATSAAEAHKSQQRPSLISIFTGTTTGQASHSHVSAVPIDSRSGSGGICTPSDTLSQQTLHPPRESLSSSSTGRDPHTTTSESQSGEADAGSAPTLVGATPSGSGHGSGGGIGTGAASAVPSHLSHSQSLQQAPFKAQPPKLRFVSSVEFRHSSGETSTTPLSPESPAEDSSGDHTRSRLQRSKAASRKTFRLKRSRLTPMEPPSIVTSQEEQAPQAQAKTLGEISWDSVSQTSSTSGYRDNNSLQTGLLSPDGSLGGLTLGRSPSQHSLLMVFEGQDEDTLI